A stretch of Aureispira sp. CCB-E DNA encodes these proteins:
- a CDS encoding nitroreductase codes for MNSNTILERGTLSTQIIRSRRAIFPHSYTDKKIPSPIIEELLENANHAPTHRLTEPWRFKVITGEKLGALGDLLAGLYKENASKDNFSEMKYKKTAQKPRQSSHVIAICMERDAQERVPEWEEIAATAMAVQNIWLSASAYGIGAYWSSPATIKSSACRTFLNLTERQRCLGFLFMGYHQLPSQTAKRTPIQEKVEWL; via the coding sequence CATTCGTTCTAGGCGAGCTATTTTTCCACATTCTTATACTGATAAAAAAATTCCTTCACCTATAATAGAAGAACTATTGGAAAATGCCAACCATGCCCCAACCCATCGACTGACAGAACCATGGAGGTTTAAGGTAATTACTGGAGAAAAATTAGGCGCATTAGGAGATTTGCTGGCAGGGCTTTATAAAGAAAATGCATCTAAGGACAATTTTTCAGAAATGAAATACAAAAAAACAGCTCAAAAACCCAGACAATCTTCACATGTCATTGCAATTTGTATGGAGCGTGACGCTCAGGAAAGGGTACCTGAATGGGAAGAAATTGCTGCAACAGCCATGGCTGTTCAGAATATTTGGCTTAGCGCTAGTGCCTATGGAATTGGAGCTTATTGGAGTTCTCCTGCTACTATTAAGTCTTCGGCTTGTCGAACGTTTCTAAACTTGACAGAACGCCAACGCTGTCTAGGCTTTTTGTTTATGGGGTATCACCAACTCCCTTCGCAAACAGCTAAACGAACACCTATTCAAGAAAAAGTTGAATGGCTCTAA